A stretch of the Erinaceus europaeus chromosome 23, mEriEur2.1, whole genome shotgun sequence genome encodes the following:
- the REEP6 gene encoding LOW QUALITY PROTEIN: receptor expression-enhancing protein 6 (The sequence of the model RefSeq protein was modified relative to this genomic sequence to represent the inferred CDS: deleted 1 base in 1 codon), translating to MDGLRQRFENLLEQKNLATEALGALEARTGVDRRYLAIGAVTFLGLYLLFGYGAPLLCNVIGFAYPAYASVRAIESPSKDDDTVWLTYWVVYGLFGLAEFFSDLLLSWFPFYYVGKCAFLLFCMSPGPWNGALLLYRRAVRPLFLRHQAAVDRALSALSGRALDAAAGLARDALQALTRSRARALVAPGGTAAGPPVPAEPPQPPGSRTGSPTGSATQLQKEQ from the exons ATGGACGGCCTGCGCCAGCGGTTCGAGAACCTTCTGGAACAG AAAAACCTCGCCACCGAGGCGCTCGGGGCGCTCGAAGCCAGGACGGGAGTCGACCGGCGCTATCTGGCCATAG GAGCCGTCACTTTCCTCGGCCTGTATCTTCTGTTCGGCTACGGGGCACCTCTGCTCTGCAATGTGATCGGCTTTGCGTACCCCGCGTATGCCTC CGTCAGGGCCATCGAGAGCCCCAGCAAGGACGACGACACCGTGTGGCTCACCTACTGGGTGGTGTACGGCCTCTTCGGGCTCGCGGAGTTCTTCAGCGATCTGCTCCTGTCCTGGTTCCCTTTCTACTACGTGGGAAAG TGCGCCTTCCTGTTGTTCTGCATGAGTCCCGGGCCGTGGAACGGGGCTCTGCTGCTGTACCGGCGCGCGGTGCGGCCCCTCTTCCTCCGGCACCAGGCGGCGGTGGACCGCGCTCTGAGCGCGCTCAGCGGCCGGGCCCTGGACGCCGCGGCGGGGCTCGCCCGGGACG CCCTGCAGGCCCTGACCCGCAGCCGGGCCCGGGCCCTCGTCGCCCCGGGGGGGACGGCAGCGGGGCCCCCGGTGCCCGCGGAGCCACCCCAGC CGCCGGGCAGCAGGACAGGAAGCCCCACGGGCAGCGCCACACAGCTGCAGAAGGAGCAGTGA